The Nocardioides panzhihuensis genome has a segment encoding these proteins:
- a CDS encoding alpha/beta hydrolase: MPPLDSQIADLLTLFAKGEPLESYDPPTARALFRALSEGVPLPPVASVESSVIPGPAGDLDVRIYRPTTEGPLPTIVMFHGGGWVVGDLDTHEDQARNLASICDAVVVSVDYRLAPEDPFPAAYDDALAAARWVSDNATTLGGDGRVAVAGDSAGGNLSTVVAQVFRAEGRELAGQLLIYPTTDMTSGYPSYAENGHGYFLELPTMKWFSDNYVGGSDRADPRISPIKGNLAGLAPAVVVTAEFDPLRDEGIAYAKALESSGVPTTYLHCDGLIHGFFAMGQHSQTAQLAIEETCALFRAVLHG; the protein is encoded by the coding sequence ATGCCTCCGCTCGACAGCCAGATCGCCGACCTGCTCACCCTCTTCGCAAAGGGCGAGCCCTTGGAGTCGTACGACCCGCCGACGGCACGAGCGCTCTTCCGCGCACTGAGCGAGGGCGTCCCACTTCCACCCGTCGCCTCGGTCGAGAGCTCGGTGATCCCAGGTCCGGCCGGCGACCTGGACGTACGCATCTATCGGCCCACCACGGAGGGGCCGCTGCCGACGATTGTGATGTTCCACGGCGGCGGCTGGGTCGTCGGCGACCTCGACACCCACGAGGACCAGGCCCGCAACCTCGCCTCCATCTGCGACGCCGTGGTCGTCTCCGTCGACTACCGCCTCGCTCCTGAGGATCCCTTCCCCGCCGCCTACGACGATGCGCTGGCGGCCGCCCGCTGGGTCAGCGACAACGCGACGACGCTCGGGGGCGACGGTCGGGTGGCTGTCGCCGGCGACAGTGCCGGCGGCAACCTGTCGACCGTGGTCGCCCAGGTCTTCCGGGCCGAGGGGCGCGAGCTCGCCGGCCAGCTGCTGATCTACCCGACGACGGACATGACCAGCGGCTACCCCTCCTACGCGGAGAATGGTCACGGCTACTTCCTCGAGCTGCCGACGATGAAGTGGTTCTCCGACAACTACGTCGGTGGCTCCGACCGCGCCGACCCGCGGATCAGCCCGATCAAGGGCAACCTGGCGGGGCTGGCACCGGCTGTCGTGGTGACAGCGGAGTTCGACCCGCTGCGCGATGAGGGCATCGCGTACGCCAAGGCACTGGAGAGCTCAGGGGTCCCCACCACCTACCTGCACTGTGACGGTCTCATCCACGGCTTCTTCGCGATGGGCCAGCATTCGCAGACGGCACAGCTCGCGATCGAGGAGACCTGCGCGCTGTTCAGGGCTGTGCTCCACGGCTGA
- a CDS encoding cytochrome P450 → MTRPLTERVRKLALQFAMRGKESPIPDITTLRKIPEHLTFPLLRNGVDPVPMLAESREQAPVTKLGAVLGLDIVLVTGHAESKHVLADKTAYSNDMRHLLGTRKRTDAEGIGGLGMTDAPDHTKLRGLLTPEFTMRRLGRLTEMIDRIVTDALDDMEAHGPEVDLVQHFGFEIPFRVICELLGMPEDVREEFHKLGMARFDLSEGSAGSFGAATETRTFLIEQVRQQRANPGEGMIGEIIRNKGSEYDDVELGGLADGVFLGGYETSASMLSMGAYVLMQNPEAYEILRSGDRAGVDKVVEELLRYLCPVQLAFPRFAREDHDLFGLPVKKGAVVLVSLTGANRDPAVVPKPEQFDLRNADTMHFAFGHGMHRCVGAELARMELRAALTGLARRFPDLSMATADPGDLGWRDLSVVYSLDRLPVRLAKEPVPV, encoded by the coding sequence ATGACGCGACCACTGACCGAGCGGGTCCGCAAGCTTGCCCTGCAGTTCGCGATGCGGGGCAAGGAGTCGCCGATCCCCGACATCACCACGCTGCGCAAGATCCCCGAGCATCTGACCTTCCCGCTGCTCCGTAACGGCGTCGACCCGGTGCCGATGCTCGCCGAGAGCCGCGAGCAGGCGCCGGTCACCAAGCTCGGCGCGGTGCTCGGGCTCGACATCGTGCTGGTCACCGGCCATGCCGAGTCCAAGCACGTGCTGGCCGACAAGACCGCCTACTCCAACGACATGCGCCACCTGCTCGGCACCCGCAAGCGCACCGACGCCGAGGGCATCGGCGGTCTCGGCATGACCGACGCGCCCGACCACACCAAGCTCCGCGGGCTGCTGACGCCGGAGTTCACCATGCGACGCCTGGGTCGTCTGACCGAGATGATCGACCGGATCGTCACCGACGCTCTCGACGACATGGAGGCCCACGGCCCCGAGGTCGACCTGGTCCAGCACTTCGGCTTCGAGATCCCGTTCCGGGTGATCTGCGAGCTGCTGGGCATGCCCGAGGACGTACGCGAGGAGTTCCACAAGCTCGGCATGGCCCGGTTCGACCTGTCGGAAGGTAGCGCCGGGTCCTTCGGCGCCGCCACCGAGACCAGGACGTTCCTCATCGAGCAGGTCCGCCAGCAGCGCGCGAACCCCGGTGAGGGCATGATCGGCGAGATCATCCGCAACAAGGGCTCGGAGTACGACGACGTCGAGCTCGGCGGTCTCGCCGACGGCGTCTTCCTCGGGGGCTATGAGACCTCCGCCTCTATGCTCTCCATGGGCGCCTACGTCCTGATGCAGAACCCCGAGGCGTACGAGATCCTGCGCTCCGGCGACAGGGCCGGGGTCGACAAGGTCGTCGAGGAGCTGCTCCGCTACCTGTGCCCGGTGCAGCTCGCCTTCCCGCGGTTCGCCCGCGAGGACCACGACCTCTTCGGCCTGCCGGTCAAGAAGGGCGCCGTGGTCCTGGTCAGCCTCACCGGCGCCAACCGCGACCCCGCGGTGGTTCCGAAGCCGGAGCAGTTCGACCTCCGCAACGCCGACACGATGCACTTCGCCTTCGGCCACGGCATGCACCGCTGCGTCGGCGCCGAGCTGGCCCGCATGGAGCTCCGCGCCGCCCTCACCGGCCTCGCCCGCCGCTTCCCCGACCTGTCCATGGCCACCGCCGACCCCGGCGACCTCGGCTGGCGCGACCTCTCGGTCGTCTACAGCCTCGACCGCCTCCCGGTCCGGCTGGCCAAGGAGCCCGTCCCGGTCTGA